A single genomic interval of uncultured Desulfobulbus sp. harbors:
- a CDS encoding Crp/Fnr family transcriptional regulator — translation MKYATTAAAPAAITEFSTNQERKGLLRSPLLRDLAPELRQSLSQMAILRTLRKGEYLFFDGEPIHHFHYLGSGRIKEYYPACDGEQCLRHIALPGHYLSLHQLLSGKPHYSYSAVAISASRCWSWPIDFFLDLMHREPTVSVQVVRLLSENVEHSCRHNCLCRKSRALAKVAGYLLSKSRMMTRQARLMGSMAPSVRIDLRPLELAAAEICLARETFSRALSCLDDRGLIQVVYGVVEILDEEGLKEISAVG, via the coding sequence ATGAAATATGCGACTACCGCCGCCGCACCGGCCGCGATCACCGAATTTTCCACCAATCAGGAACGAAAGGGACTCCTGCGCAGCCCCCTCTTGCGTGACCTGGCTCCGGAACTTCGACAGAGCCTGAGCCAGATGGCCATCCTCCGCACCCTGCGCAAGGGCGAGTACCTCTTCTTCGACGGCGAGCCGATCCATCACTTCCACTACCTGGGCAGCGGCCGCATCAAGGAGTACTATCCCGCCTGCGACGGCGAACAGTGCCTGCGCCACATCGCCCTGCCCGGCCATTACCTCAGCCTGCACCAGCTGCTCTCGGGCAAGCCCCATTACAGTTATTCGGCCGTGGCCATAAGCGCCTCGCGCTGCTGGTCCTGGCCGATCGATTTCTTCCTGGACCTGATGCACCGGGAGCCCACCGTTTCGGTGCAGGTGGTGCGCCTGCTCTCGGAGAACGTGGAGCACTCCTGCCGCCACAACTGCCTCTGCCGCAAATCCCGCGCCCTGGCCAAGGTGGCCGGCTACCTGCTGAGCAAGAGCCGGATGATGACCCGCCAGGCCAGGCTCATGGGCAGCATGGCGCCGTCGGTGCGCATCGACCTGCGGCCCCTGGAACTGGCGGCGGCGGAGATTTGCCTGGCCCGCGAGACCTTTTCCCGGGCCCTGTCCTGCCTCGACGATCGCGGCCTGATCCAGGTGGTGTACGGGGTGGTGGAAATTCTCGACGAAGAGGGGCTGAAGGAGATCAGCGCGGTGGGCTGA
- a CDS encoding prepilin peptidase: MNLLSAVFPPLLGVVVGSFLNVVILRLPRADASIVFPGSHCPQCGHPLSWWENIPLLSFLLLKGRCRSCRAPISWQYPLVEAAMGLLSFLLFLQQGPSLRYLVLFLLFAALLVILVIDLQHQIIPDRISLPGITLGFAASLFTDLATWQQSALGVLLGGGILALVSWGYTALRKQKGMGGGDIKLLAMIGAFLGCQSLLYVILASSVLGSVVGIGAMVKQGGGGRMRLPFGPFLALAAISWVLLGKQMLGGGKMALFLAP, encoded by the coding sequence ATGAACCTTCTCTCAGCCGTATTCCCCCCCCTGCTTGGCGTGGTGGTGGGCTCTTTTCTCAATGTGGTCATACTCCGCTTGCCCAGGGCGGATGCCTCCATCGTCTTTCCCGGCTCGCACTGCCCGCAATGCGGCCATCCGCTCAGCTGGTGGGAGAACATCCCCCTGCTCAGCTTTCTCCTCCTCAAGGGGCGGTGCCGCAGCTGCAGGGCCCCCATCTCCTGGCAATATCCGCTGGTCGAGGCGGCCATGGGGCTGCTGTCGTTTTTGCTCTTCCTCCAGCAGGGGCCGAGCCTTCGCTACCTGGTGCTGTTTTTGTTGTTCGCGGCCCTGCTGGTCATCCTCGTCATCGACCTCCAACACCAGATCATCCCCGACAGGATCAGCCTGCCGGGGATCACCCTGGGCTTCGCCGCCTCGTTGTTCACCGATCTCGCCACCTGGCAGCAGTCGGCCCTGGGGGTGCTGCTTGGCGGGGGCATCCTCGCCCTGGTCTCCTGGGGCTATACGGCCCTGAGAAAACAAAAGGGCATGGGGGGCGGGGACATCAAACTGCTGGCCATGATCGGGGCCTTTCTTGGCTGCCAGAGCCTGTTGTACGTGATTCTCGCCAGCTCGGTGCTGGGCTCCGTGGTGGGAATCGGTGCGATGGTCAAGCAGGGCGGGGGCGGCAGGATGCGCCTTCCCTTTGGCCCCTTTCTCGCCCTGGCGGCCATAAGCTGGGTGTTGCTCGGGAAGCAGATGCTCGGCGGGGGAAAGATGGCACTCTTCCTCGCGCCCTGA
- a CDS encoding peroxiredoxin, whose amino-acid sequence MDQASMHMPLLGDRFPEMTVQTTHGPMTLPDDMDGKWFVLFSHPADFTPVCTTEFVGFQKRYDQFQAMGCELIGMSIDQVFSHIKWVEWIKEKLDVDIQFPIIAANDAVAMQLGLLHPGKGTNTVRAVFIVDPFAKVRLVLYYPQEIGRNMDEIVRAVKALQTSDKQGAMPADWPNSDLIGDRVIVPPAGDIFLAKERLKQYEGYDWWFCHKPLEK is encoded by the coding sequence ATGGACCAGGCTTCCATGCACATGCCCCTGCTCGGCGACCGCTTCCCGGAGATGACTGTCCAGACAACCCACGGCCCCATGACCTTGCCCGACGACATGGACGGCAAGTGGTTCGTGCTGTTCAGCCATCCCGCGGATTTCACCCCGGTCTGCACCACGGAATTCGTCGGCTTTCAGAAACGTTACGATCAGTTTCAGGCCATGGGATGCGAACTGATCGGCATGTCCATCGATCAGGTCTTTTCCCATATCAAGTGGGTGGAGTGGATCAAGGAAAAATTGGATGTGGATATTCAGTTCCCCATCATCGCCGCCAATGATGCGGTGGCCATGCAGCTGGGCCTGCTGCATCCGGGCAAGGGCACCAACACCGTTCGGGCGGTGTTCATCGTCGACCCCTTTGCCAAGGTACGTCTGGTCCTGTACTATCCGCAGGAGATCGGACGGAACATGGATGAGATCGTCCGTGCCGTGAAGGCCCTGCAGACCTCGGACAAACAGGGGGCCATGCCCGCCGACTGGCCCAACAGCGATCTTATCGGCGATCGGGTTATCGTGCCGCCGGCCGGGGACATTTTCCTGGCCAAAGAGCGGCTGAAACAGTACGAGGGCTACGACTGGTGGTTCTGCCACAAGCCGCTGGAGAAGTGA
- a CDS encoding DUF6157 family protein gives MVADGSLVTEGIVPQKAGSIAAAEYAVLSRQPYELPPRQLFVEVHHVHRRRPHLKCASYPLAGMELPKRFGWGVHVNPLGKVGLVACDSEEYREMLHDPYVKKCRSWCSSKA, from the coding sequence ATGGTGGCCGACGGTTCTCTGGTCACCGAGGGCATCGTTCCCCAGAAAGCAGGTTCCATTGCCGCGGCCGAGTATGCGGTCCTCAGCCGTCAGCCCTATGAGCTGCCCCCCAGGCAGCTCTTTGTCGAGGTGCATCATGTGCACCGCAGGCGGCCTCATCTGAAGTGCGCCTCCTATCCCCTGGCGGGCATGGAGCTTCCCAAACGTTTCGGCTGGGGAGTGCACGTCAACCCCCTGGGCAAGGTGGGCCTGGTGGCCTGCGACTCCGAAGAGTACCGGGAGATGCTCCACGACCCGTATGTCAAGAAATGCAGGTCCTGGTGTTCCAGCAAGGCGTGA
- a CDS encoding di-heme oxidoredictase family protein — MRLKEVKRPARIWSLSLGTLALIAAIDWSCGTMFSSVFAHSALGTLPPGLSEDYFTGGKAGTVFATTSRALELQAPAISNDPKLQEQFDAGEAVFEALYVTDPDSPYGGLGPVYLNNSCRNCHPNYGRARRVEDFSTQFGNGYTVFVHTPDGKMVDGYMFMLQTMSVPPYTPVAKGVDITWNTYVDEYGNKYPDGTSYNQGKPTEGTLIYPTADVVDPVLPLPENYKVSLEATIGIFGTGLLDAISDEDILAEYERQKAQPGPIKGMHGKWVDEPDGRKKLGRFTWHNTRASVVNGPGGNGVWNVTNINRADRPKLFASRQWIDKQAELGLDIAPLAAHQPIEMSKEEFDSFVVWHRGLGVPAARDLHKPEVKRGRELFFVAGCTECHKPSWVTGPYPELPAFSKQKIWPYTDLLMHDMGEINHGVRPTFRTPPLWARGLMDNVVDHTDMFHDLRARDFEEAILWHFGEGLESREAFRKMPAADRAALIEFLKAI; from the coding sequence ATGCGCCTTAAAGAAGTGAAACGGCCTGCACGAATCTGGTCCCTGAGCCTTGGCACCCTGGCCCTGATCGCGGCCATCGACTGGAGCTGCGGCACAATGTTCAGCTCGGTTTTCGCCCACAGCGCCCTGGGCACCCTGCCGCCTGGGCTGAGCGAGGATTATTTCACCGGCGGCAAGGCGGGAACGGTCTTCGCAACGACCTCCCGCGCGCTGGAACTGCAAGCCCCGGCGATCAGCAACGATCCCAAGCTGCAGGAACAATTCGATGCGGGCGAGGCGGTCTTCGAGGCCCTCTACGTCACCGATCCCGATTCCCCATACGGCGGGCTCGGACCGGTGTACCTCAACAATTCCTGCCGCAACTGCCACCCCAACTACGGGCGGGCACGACGGGTCGAGGATTTCAGCACACAGTTCGGCAACGGCTATACGGTGTTCGTCCACACCCCAGACGGCAAGATGGTCGACGGCTACATGTTCATGCTCCAGACCATGAGCGTGCCCCCGTACACGCCGGTGGCCAAGGGCGTGGATATCACCTGGAACACCTATGTCGACGAGTACGGCAACAAATACCCCGACGGCACCTCCTACAACCAGGGCAAGCCCACCGAGGGCACCCTGATCTATCCCACGGCCGACGTGGTCGATCCGGTCCTGCCCCTGCCTGAGAACTACAAGGTCAGCCTCGAGGCGACCATCGGCATCTTCGGCACCGGCCTGCTCGACGCCATCAGCGACGAGGATATCCTCGCCGAGTACGAACGGCAGAAGGCCCAGCCCGGGCCGATCAAGGGCATGCACGGCAAGTGGGTCGACGAACCCGACGGCCGTAAAAAACTGGGCCGCTTCACCTGGCACAACACCCGTGCCAGCGTGGTCAACGGCCCGGGGGGCAACGGGGTCTGGAACGTGACCAACATCAACCGCGCGGACCGGCCGAAGCTCTTTGCCAGCCGGCAGTGGATCGACAAGCAGGCCGAACTCGGTCTGGACATCGCGCCCCTGGCAGCGCACCAGCCCATCGAGATGAGCAAGGAAGAGTTCGACAGCTTCGTGGTCTGGCATCGCGGTCTCGGCGTCCCGGCGGCGCGCGACCTGCACAAACCCGAGGTCAAGCGGGGCAGGGAGCTGTTTTTTGTGGCCGGCTGCACCGAGTGCCACAAGCCCTCTTGGGTGACCGGCCCCTATCCGGAACTTCCCGCCTTCAGCAAGCAGAAGATCTGGCCCTATACCGACCTGTTGATGCACGACATGGGGGAGATCAACCACGGGGTGCGGCCGACCTTTCGCACCCCGCCGCTGTGGGCGCGCGGCCTGATGGACAATGTGGTCGATCATACCGACATGTTCCACGATCTCCGCGCGCGCGATTTCGAGGAGGCGATTCTCTGGCATTTCGGCGAGGGGCTTGAGTCCCGCGAGGCCTTCCGCAAGATGCCGGCTGCCGACCGGGCGGCTCTGATCGAATTTCTCAAGGCCATTTGA
- a CDS encoding imelysin family protein translates to MTSPKKHPLNRPVVRIAGLVILAGAVCGAILFPKSAAYQQYRARHAIDAVIGDYADKVVLHTLDHVVAGIRDFDAAVERLAKGPSDRAMEAAAQSWKTARARWQAVNTFAYGPCAFYDFDKQVASWPIDRPMIEYAIAQVAAGRETIDARSLREKKLSTLRGFFTAEYLLFEDGKVRSAGALTPERLAYLKAVSRAMLEESLDFKAAWAGTGHMNKADAALLSQAGLKPRSSYAEEFKHPGEPQSRYYSRSIVLQEMFQEAQTVIEDTCPLIEEWLGSGDPKKSESRHSLNAESDILNLIQGVENAYLGGPEGKRGHAMADLVADKDSVLDRRIRIALADTRHRVRDIGDPYGASPQDKALKVRRATSSCWKLAAQFGASVGPVCLDPVTEPWAAYVRLQ, encoded by the coding sequence ATGACATCCCCCAAAAAACACCCGCTCAACCGTCCCGTGGTCCGCATCGCCGGCCTGGTGATCCTGGCCGGAGCGGTTTGCGGAGCGATTCTATTCCCGAAATCGGCCGCGTATCAGCAGTACCGGGCCCGCCACGCCATCGATGCCGTTATCGGTGACTATGCCGACAAGGTGGTGCTGCACACCCTGGACCACGTCGTTGCCGGCATCCGCGACTTCGACGCGGCGGTGGAACGTCTGGCCAAGGGCCCCTCCGACAGGGCCATGGAGGCCGCGGCTCAATCCTGGAAAACGGCCCGCGCCCGCTGGCAGGCGGTCAACACCTTTGCCTACGGTCCCTGCGCCTTTTACGATTTCGACAAGCAGGTGGCCTCCTGGCCCATCGACCGGCCGATGATCGAGTATGCCATCGCCCAGGTTGCCGCCGGCAGGGAAACGATCGACGCGCGCAGCCTGCGCGAGAAGAAATTGTCCACCCTGCGAGGGTTCTTCACCGCCGAGTACCTGCTGTTTGAGGATGGCAAGGTCCGCAGTGCCGGTGCCTTGACCCCGGAACGGCTCGCCTACCTCAAGGCCGTTTCCCGGGCCATGCTCGAGGAGAGCCTCGATTTCAAGGCCGCCTGGGCAGGAACCGGGCACATGAACAAGGCCGATGCAGCGCTGCTCAGCCAGGCCGGGCTCAAGCCGCGCTCCTCCTATGCCGAAGAGTTCAAGCATCCCGGTGAGCCGCAGAGCCGCTATTACTCCCGCTCCATCGTTCTGCAGGAGATGTTTCAGGAGGCGCAAACGGTCATCGAGGATACCTGCCCCCTGATTGAAGAATGGCTTGGCAGCGGCGATCCGAAAAAGAGCGAATCCCGGCACAGTCTCAACGCCGAGAGCGACATCCTCAACCTGATCCAGGGGGTGGAGAACGCCTATCTGGGCGGTCCTGAGGGGAAACGTGGCCATGCCATGGCCGATCTCGTGGCCGACAAGGATTCGGTGCTTGACCGCCGCATCCGCATCGCCCTGGCCGACACCCGCCACCGGGTGCGCGATATCGGCGATCCCTACGGTGCCTCCCCCCAGGACAAGGCGCTGAAGGTCCGCCGTGCGACGTCCTCCTGCTGGAAGCTGGCGGCGCAGTTCGGGGCGAGCGTCGGACCCGTCTGCCTCGATCCGGTCACGGAACCCTGGGCCGCCTATGTCCGCCTGCAATGA
- a CDS encoding imelysin family protein, which yields MRWNVLKDAAAVRIFAVALIGVLASATEARVEPLTETEILTSLAGKTIQPGLQRAASASETLATATRTLCSRKDEQSLHKAREAWFEAYLAWRSVQPVLLDEKASKARQLVDNWPVNEVVLNGGISAKDLAHLLENPDVRGFSAVEYLLFAPAGIGEATSEGRCSHLQNVVDEIAGQAGSNQRRWQEESAAFVAAGDGNPYLVPGDALSLVFAQMLNVTERMLRDRLCAPSGFFEGASKPELLEAWRSDRSRTSFQASIAGLRRALVGDGTGGITALVASRDGLITKKNPELAAKIGKQLDTVDKQLAELDEGIVLHKKLEKDDQLLRPLYKSIEKLQEMIVEASLNLEVDIRGPGATQM from the coding sequence ATGCGCTGGAACGTGTTGAAGGACGCCGCCGCTGTGCGGATTTTCGCCGTAGCCCTGATCGGAGTGCTCGCCTCCGCCACGGAGGCGAGGGTGGAGCCGTTGACCGAGACGGAGATCTTGACGAGTCTGGCCGGCAAGACGATTCAGCCCGGTCTGCAGCGGGCGGCGAGCGCCTCGGAAACCCTGGCTACGGCGACCCGAACGCTCTGCAGCCGCAAGGACGAGCAGTCCCTGCACAAGGCCAGGGAGGCGTGGTTCGAGGCCTACCTGGCCTGGCGATCGGTCCAGCCGGTCTTGCTCGATGAGAAGGCGTCCAAGGCCAGGCAGCTGGTGGACAACTGGCCGGTCAACGAGGTGGTGCTCAACGGCGGCATATCGGCAAAGGACCTTGCCCACCTCCTCGAGAACCCCGATGTGCGCGGCTTCTCCGCGGTGGAATACCTGCTGTTCGCTCCCGCCGGCATCGGCGAGGCAACCAGCGAGGGCCGCTGCAGCCACCTGCAGAACGTGGTCGATGAGATCGCCGGCCAGGCCGGCAGCAACCAGCGCCGCTGGCAGGAGGAGTCGGCAGCCTTTGTCGCGGCCGGGGACGGCAACCCCTACCTGGTTCCCGGCGATGCCCTGAGTCTGGTCTTTGCCCAGATGCTCAATGTCACCGAACGGATGCTCCGTGACCGGCTCTGTGCGCCCAGCGGCTTTTTCGAGGGCGCCTCGAAACCGGAACTGCTCGAGGCCTGGAGAAGCGACAGGAGCCGCACATCGTTTCAGGCGTCCATCGCGGGCCTCCGTCGGGCCCTGGTCGGCGACGGCACGGGTGGCATCACTGCCTTGGTCGCCTCCCGGGACGGCCTGATAACCAAGAAGAACCCGGAGTTGGCGGCGAAGATCGGCAAGCAGCTGGATACCGTCGACAAACAACTGGCCGAGCTTGACGAGGGGATCGTCCTTCACAAGAAGCTGGAGAAGGACGATCAGTTGCTGCGACCTCTCTACAAGAGCATCGAGAAGCTGCAGGAAATGATTGTCGAGGCCTCGCTGAACCTGGAGGTCGACATCCGTGGCCCCGGTGCAACCCAGATGTAA
- a CDS encoding flavodoxin, which yields MAKVLIVYGSTTGNTESTAKQIGEMLTAGGHEIVIKDVRKTTVNELGNGYDMTLLGSSTWGDSEIEFQEDFADFYAEMDKAELKEKKVAVFGCGDSSYTFFCGAVDQLQEKVEALGGLLVTDPLKIDGDPTDAASDIKDWAQAVADAL from the coding sequence ATGGCTAAAGTATTGATCGTCTATGGATCGACAACAGGGAACACGGAGAGTACCGCCAAGCAAATCGGCGAGATGCTGACTGCCGGCGGGCATGAAATCGTCATCAAGGATGTTCGCAAGACCACGGTCAACGAACTGGGGAACGGGTACGACATGACCCTGCTCGGCTCCTCCACCTGGGGCGATTCGGAAATCGAGTTCCAGGAGGATTTCGCTGATTTCTATGCGGAAATGGACAAGGCCGAACTCAAGGAGAAGAAAGTCGCGGTTTTCGGTTGCGGAGACTCCAGCTACACCTTTTTCTGCGGCGCTGTCGACCAGCTGCAGGAAAAAGTCGAAGCCCTTGGGGGCCTGCTCGTCACCGACCCGCTGAAGATCGACGGCGACCCCACTGACGCGGCCAGCGATATCAAGGATTGGGCGCAGGCGGTTGCAGACGCCTTATGA
- a CDS encoding HU family DNA-binding protein: MTDRFHGYRQARHKPRQIQEQAMNKTDLIERVAGECGLSKLNAGRVVNSVLSIISEALASDDRVKLVGFGTFSVTQRPPRNVRVPQTGAMMQLPARKAIRFKAGTKFVETIRAIV, translated from the coding sequence ATTACTGACCGATTTCACGGGTACAGGCAAGCAAGACACAAGCCCCGGCAGATCCAGGAACAGGCGATGAACAAAACCGATTTGATTGAGAGGGTGGCCGGCGAATGCGGCTTGAGCAAGCTGAACGCCGGTCGAGTGGTCAACAGTGTATTGAGTATCATATCGGAAGCCCTGGCTAGCGACGACAGGGTCAAACTGGTGGGTTTTGGGACTTTTTCGGTAACGCAGCGCCCACCCCGCAATGTGCGGGTTCCCCAAACCGGGGCAATGATGCAGTTGCCGGCAAGGAAGGCCATTCGCTTCAAGGCTGGGACGAAATTCGTCGAGACGATTCGCGCGATCGTGTAA
- a CDS encoding FeoA family protein has translation MRHRHGMPTEQQTCTQVPPQAHSQLFPLALAGVGEVVTVASLPVGTKLQERLMSMGINLHDEITVVQKQGGGALLIEKDGVRFALGGGMALKINVAKV, from the coding sequence ATGCGTCACCGTCACGGCATGCCCACTGAACAGCAGACCTGTACCCAGGTTCCCCCACAGGCTCATTCACAGCTCTTCCCCCTGGCCCTGGCCGGCGTGGGAGAAGTCGTCACGGTGGCCTCACTCCCTGTTGGCACGAAGCTGCAGGAAAGGCTCATGAGCATGGGGATCAACCTGCACGATGAGATAACCGTGGTGCAGAAACAGGGGGGCGGTGCCCTGCTCATAGAGAAGGATGGTGTCCGCTTCGCCCTGGGCGGAGGAATGGCCCTCAAGATCAACGTCGCCAAGGTATAG